In Bufo gargarizans isolate SCDJY-AF-19 chromosome 5, ASM1485885v1, whole genome shotgun sequence, the following are encoded in one genomic region:
- the LOC122938844 gene encoding uncharacterized protein LOC122938844: protein MPEVPAEDPLIIEHPSRIRDISRPFFPHEALPSGHEVSEGIQAPVDHSVSYVLRPPPFLDHLVGGRLRFFSHVWSGITSDQWVLSTVQGFTIDLIADPSSIPAPPTVPLSYAARSQFQRELSDLLQKGAIERAPENRGGVISSIFLVQKNNFVQYRHFKMEGIHLLRDLLLPGDWLAKIDLQDAYLTVPVSPSSRDLLRFLWNGQAWRFTCLPFGLSSAPWCFTKIMRPVVAWLRSRGVRLIVYLDDILIMAQSRALLLRHLHLTVTLVSDLGFIVNQEKSCLTPSRSIEFLGFQVNSEELSLSLPLSKVKAIRKELKHALRLPQMSLRHLARIIGLLASSIQAIFPAPLHYRALQRLKIAHLRSGASYADLVSLDAETTDEMRWWIHNLSVWNGRAIVGPQPDLIIESDASLHGWGAHCSGVSTGGPWSPEESHLHINALELLAGSFAIRSFANGVVSSAIRLRMDNISAVRYVNCMGGTRSVVLTHLAKDFWEFCLDRNISVVAEYLPGLHNTLADWSSRYISDSSDWKLDETVFSAISSLWGPFAVDLFASRLNTQLPRFFSWRPDPLAEAVDALLQHWGGALMYAFPPFALIPRVLLQVRQQLANLVLIVPFWRTQSWFPQILELLVDFPFLLPTQVSLLQGPAGEVHPLLQNGSLRLLACKISGVQEEALDFQEQLGSYWTALGRPGRDGLIEPPGVLGLAGASTGLWIPLRPLSIPS, encoded by the exons ATGCCAGAGGTTCCGGCAGAGGATCCTTTAATTATAGAGCATCCCTCCAGGATCAGAGACATCAGCCGTCCTTTTTTCCCTCACGAGGCGCTCCCTTCAGGTCACGAGGTTTCCGAGGGAATCCAGGCTCCCGTCGACCATTCGGTAAGTTATGTTCTTCGTCCCCCTCCTTTTTTAGACCATttagtcgggggcagactccgattcttttctcatgtgtggtcaggcataacctcagaccaatgggtcctttctactgtgcaggggttcacaaTAGATCTGATTGCCGATCCGAGCTCCATCCCAGCCCCCCCTACGGTACCACTGTCCTATGCGGCACGGTCCCAATTTCAGAGGGAATTGtcggatcttctgcagaaaggcgCGATCGAACGCGCACCGGAGAATCGTGGGGGTGTCATCAGCAGTATTTTCCTGGTGCAAAA GAACAATTTTGTACAATaccgacatttcaagatggagggcatccatcttttgagggatctGCTCCTTCCAGGCGATTGGTTGGCCAAGATAGATCTCCAAGACGCCTATCTCACGGTCCCAGTGTCCCCCTCTTCAAGAGACCTGCTGCGGTTCCTGTGGAACGGTCAGGCCTGGCGCTTCACCTGCCTTCCGTTCGGCCTGtcctccgccccctggtgctttaccaagatcatgcgcccagtggtggcttggcttcgcagcagaggtgttcGTCTGATCGTCTACCTGGACGATATCTTGATCATGGCCCAATCACGGGCTCTCTTGTTGAGACACCTCCACTTGACGGTGACGCTCGTTTCCGACTTGGGGTTCATTGTCAACCAGGAGAAATCCTGTTTGACCCCCTCCAGATCCATAGAGTTCTTGGGTTTCCAGGTGAACTCGGAAGAATTATCCCTCAGTCTTCCACTCTCGAAAGTCAAGgctatccgcaaggagttgaagCATGCTCTACGCCTACCTCAGATGTCGTTGCGGCATTTGGCAAGGATAATCGGACTTCTGGCCTCCTCAATACAGGCCATTTTCCCAGCCCCCCTCCATTATCGTGCGTTGCAGCGCCTCAAAATTGCTCACCTTCGGTCGGGGGCCTCTTACGCAGATTTGGTCTCATTAGATGCCGAGACGACGGACGAGATGagatggtggatccacaacctgtcaGTGTGGAATGGCAGAGCGATCGTGGGTCCCCAACCGGATCTGATCATAGAATCCGATGCGAGCCTGCACGGATGGGGAGCACATTGCAGTGGTGTGTCCACGGGCGGTCCATGGTCTCCAGAAGAATCCCATCTTCACATCAACGCCCTGGAACTCCTAGCAGGGTCGTTTGCCATTCGCAGTTTTGCCAATGGTGTGGTCAGCTCAGCCATCAGGCTCCGCATGGACAATATATCTGCGGTCAGGTACGTCAATTGTATGGGTGGCACACGGTcggtggttctgacccatttggcgaaggatttttgggaATTCTGTCTCGACAGGAACATCTCTGTGGTGGCCGAGTACCTTCCAGGCCTTCACAACACTCTGGCGGACTGGAGTTCTCGCTACATATCggactccagcgactggaagttagACGAGACGGTTTTTTCTGCTATTTCTTCTCTGTGGGGTCCCTTTGCAGTCGACCTCTTCGCTTCCCGTTTGAATACCCAACTGCCCAGGTTTTTCAGCTGGAGGCCGGATCCCTTGGCGGAGGCAGTGGACGCTCTGCTTCAACATTGGGGAGGAGCGTTGATGTACGCATTCCCTCCCTTCGCGCTCATTCCACGAGTGCTCCTTCAGGTTCGTCAGCAGTTGGCGAACCTGGTTCTGATTGTTCCGTTTTGGAGGACCCAGTCCTGGTTCCCTCAGATCCTGGAACTTCTAGTGGACTTTCCGTTTCTCCTTCCCACTCAGGTGTCACTACTCCAAGGGCCTGCAGGAGAAGTTCACCCACTCCTGCAGAACGGGTCGCTACGCCTCCTAGCTTGCAAGATATCGGGAGTCCAGGAGGAGGCGCTGGACTTTCAGGAACAGCTAGGTTCTTATTGGACTGCGCTTGGGCGCCCGGGACGAGACGGGCTTATCGAGCCGCCTGGGGTTCTTGGTCTCGCTGGTGCGTCGACCGGACTCTGGATCCCGTTACGGCCCCTGTCAATTCCATCTTAG